ACTATATTTTTCGCTATCTGCAGACTATCAGTTTCATTCTCTGATATACGATATTGTGTCTTTCTCAAAATTACATTACCATGTACCTCTCCAACCACTCTGGCCATAAAATTTCCGTTTTGTGACATAAAGGTTAACGCTATGTTTCTTTCTGAACATGCTGCCATCAATGCTGGGCTTGCACCGGTATATCCAAAAGAAACAATACTCTCCAGATTGTGTAATGGCATTCGCATTAACCTTTCTTCATCTCTAAGTATCACAACATTTTCACCATCAAGCGATAAATAGGTATCCGGAGAAGTTACATACAAAGTATTTAATAATTTCTTCATTACTCCTCCTTTATTATCCCATCAATGTATTCTTTTACTGTCAATGTTTTATAAAGCTTAGGCACACATAAATCTGTTAAGGAGCAAGCTTTACATGCTTTTGATGGTTTTACCTTTGGTGTATATTGCTTATGATATAGCTCATGCATTTCCTGAAATAAACGGACTACCTTATTTCGTAATTCTTCATTAAACTCGATTTTCTGCCTGTGTCTTGTCTCTCCATAATATAGATATCCTACATCTATGTGACAAAGCATCATTTCTTCTATGCACATAGCCTGAGCACAAAGTTGTAATGCATCCATGTCATCTTCTTTAGGTTTACCATGTTTATATTCAACAGGAATCGGAAGGTAGGTTCCTTCTCTTCCGTGTATTGAAACACCATTTTTGTTCTCATGGAATTCAACCACATCACATACACCATTAATCCCAAGGATCCTTGAGTAAACAGGCATCCCACGTGATATAATAACTTTCCCTCTTTTCTCATTAAAATCGTCTTTATGGGCACTTTCATGCAATATATTACCTTCAACAGTTCTGACATTTTCTTGCCATTGCTGCTCAATATGTATCAGTGCCCATTGCCGTCGGCAAAAAGCAAAATGCTGAATTCCTGATAGCATGAGATATTCTTCTTCATTATATTCCATCATATTCTTCAGGTACTAACCCCTCCAAATCATTTCTTATAATATTATAATCTTTATAGCTTTTTGGTATTTTAACTCCCTCTTTTACCCTAAAACTAATTGTATTATGTACCTTTGCAGATGAATACTGGCCAATGGGAGAATTATGCTTCCACCAATATAATTTACATACCTCCATACTACCATCCGGTCTCGCTGAAGAACTATCATTAATAAAAAGTCCTCTTAATGCTTCTTTGATCTTTTCAGCATCTTCGTCACTGAAGCCTGTTTTGCAAGCCAACTGATGATTAATGCTTCCCTTAATTACATACATACCAAAATCTATCCTGTGCTTCATACCCATTGTATCTGAAGATTTACCCTTGTCGCTTGGCTCACTATTCACACTCTTT
The nucleotide sequence above comes from Variimorphobacter saccharofermentans. Encoded proteins:
- the cas4 gene encoding CRISPR-associated protein Cas4: MEYNEEEYLMLSGIQHFAFCRRQWALIHIEQQWQENVRTVEGNILHESAHKDDFNEKRGKVIISRGMPVYSRILGINGVCDVVEFHENKNGVSIHGREGTYLPIPVEYKHGKPKEDDMDALQLCAQAMCIEEMMLCHIDVGYLYYGETRHRQKIEFNEELRNKVVRLFQEMHELYHKQYTPKVKPSKACKACSLTDLCVPKLYKTLTVKEYIDGIIKEE